Part of the Mytilus trossulus isolate FHL-02 chromosome 2, PNRI_Mtr1.1.1.hap1, whole genome shotgun sequence genome is shown below.
tgtgGCTCTAGCTTTCTATAACATGAGGTAATTTAATTGGATTTTTCAGTGAAAGTTGTTGTTAAAAAAGATGTTCTCTTATATAAATGTTAGATGTTTAGATGTGTTATTTCTCTGTACTATAAATTGAAATGCAAGGCAAAAAGTTTATCTCTACTTGATACTCTTTGAGTAAAAAACTTTAAGTCATTGTATTAGTTTACAATCATCTGCCTGTCTGTATTACACTTTTGGCTCAAGataaaagatttattaaaagtcaaactaCAGTTTTTGTATGAGGTTGAAATGTGATTGAATGGACCGACAGAAATATATGAATAGTCTGTACAAAATTTGGTCCATACATTGACCTTACATACGGTAATTACTAAAATAGTTATTTAATTAAACTACTGCAGACTTGTCATATGGCCATGCAATATTCAACTTTAGATCTGTATTGAAGGCTGTTTAATATCATTGTTCAGGCTGCAGTTTAACATTTCAACATTTGCTTTTACAACCTATAATGGGATAACATTGTATCTAATAATCAGACAGTGAGAGAAAGTTCaggatattttgtattttgataatatgACATTAAAATGGAATTAGAGTTAAGCCCCTTGCATTGTACAGAGAGATAAcatttaatgtttattattttgaatatttatttgtttactgtTGTAAGTCACAAAGCACTTTAGCCATATCATACAGTTTCATTTTCAGCTAGAAAATATTATGTTAAACAGATAAATGTTATTATAATGCACCCTTGTATGTCACACAAAGTTTGGAGGGGAGTATTGTGTTGTACCTGTCTGTGTGTCCTTGTATTTGCCAATCTTCCTTCTTTAAACTGAACAGGAACACAATTTGTCTTTTCAGaaatttttatctataaaagtattttttggcTGAACTCTTTTTTTCTGGTATTGGAATGTGCAAATTGTCAGAATGAATTTTTGTTAGCTGATCAagagaagaaaaataattttacctaATCAAATATTCAAACCACTAATTTGCATAGTATTAAAGTATCTGGATTTTAACTGTTATGGAAATTGTACAGAGGGTAGTCATTGATCTTGAAATTGTCCATGTTATACATGACTGCTTTTGCTTTTATATATGTAGCAAACTCTATCTGCTCAACTGTAATCTAAAATTTCCATGCTGGGGCAGTATTGATAACCTAATCAACACTGGATACATGAAGATGGCAAACTTAGTAACATAGTAATGGTCATTCCTTAAAAATCAATGGTGACAGCTTTGTACAGGGCAAACAATATAATACTGTTCACTCCTTAAAATTCAATGCTTAAAATCTTTGGAAGGGCATACTCTTATCTTGATTGAaactaaaatgttaaaatattattcGGTTCATATTGTAAATTTGTTGTAAACTGTAGTAAAGCAGGTATTTAAACTGAAAACATCTAAAAAATTGTTGAAGGGATAAAGAAATCTTCATAGAAGCAATAttgaaagaaattgaaaattcatTGAAGGGAAATTTTTATGGATGACTTGAAATGTTCTAAGGAAAAAATACttgctttactttttttttataattttagttaaatttatttttctcacgTTTTTATGTTTATCTTTTCTGCACAGCGAACACTTTCGTTCAGGCCCTCGTCCTCGAGAGGCTGAAGATGAGGAAGCTGCAGAGAAACTGAATACTGGGACTATAGAAAGTAGACGAGAAAATGGGATAGAGAGAGAACATTGTCCAAATGTAAACACCCATCTTTCTGCTCCCACACCAACCAATACTAATTACCTGTATGAAAATAGCACAACTAATGCGTTATGGGTGAGGGCATCTTCCAAAAGTGTTCGCAGTCGTGTAGTTAGAAAGTTTTattctatgttgtatttttgtgGGTGTAGTAAGCATGTGCATGAAACGGATTGCAAGGAAACATATACTGCTTATGTAGATAACAATATAGATAATGGTTCATTCAAACGTGTCCCTGAAGTTGACTATAGTGATAAACCTACAATAAGCAATGGAAGTTCTGTTGATATTGAATTAATAGAACTACCAAAGAAATTTACAGGTAATGGGTCAGATTCTGCTATATCTGTTCAAAATAGTTCTAATGACAGTGGCAGAACAATTGAGTCTTATACTTCAGCTGTTCCTACGTCAAATAaacgtttaaaaaataaaaattccttTGACAAACAAAGGTCATTTGATAGTTATACTATTGCTGAATGTGATGGTCACGAGACAGAAGATGGAAATAATATTATCCAATTTGTACAGTTAGAGCATGTACCTACAAGCTCAGAGATATACACGCCTAAATCTGCACTCTCCAATGATTCCAAAACCAACTTTTTTAGTTTTGGAGGAGAACCAGATATTAACGACACAGAGGACGACTGTCAACAATGTCTATTCCTAGACAGTGGAAGTGGGCTCTTCTCTGTACACCATACTGACTCAGATCAAGACAGCAGACGACCATCTGCTCATAAAAGTGAATCTGATCTCAGTTTGTTTAGTGAAATGAACAACTTGTCAAAGTTGCTTTTTTCTAAGCAGTATAATTCAGAAGACTCAGATTCGAAAGACTATAATGATGAAGTTATACAGGAAGAAAAGCCTTTACTGAGCAAAAAACCTAAACTTCAAAGACAAACTAAAATAAGTGACAGTGATGaaagtcaaaataaacaaaGGTTGTTGGGTAACCTTGATGAAACTGATGAAGGTAgtatatcaaaaattaatttgaatgaCTTGGATATAAATGAGAATGAATCTGAAGcaagaaataaaaaaggaaatagaTCAAAAAGTGAAGGTCAAAGTGATAACTTTGGAAGAAATGACGTAAGTGCATTATCTCTTGAAGGACGAACTGATTCATATGATACCTTTAAAGATTTGATAAGTCATAAATGCATCAATGGGCGTAAGAAGAATAAATTGTCTAAGAATACAACCGTGTAGAATATTTAGTTGTATGCAGATACTTGAATTGTAAAATAAGTTATATACTATCATCTTCATAGTATGTTGActcattgatttttataaattcattcattaaactcattttcaattttataaaaattcgCTCATCAAACTTTGATTTTACATGAGCATTTCATTGTTTGTTAATGGAATTTTCATGAATTGTATtcttttaaaatcatgaaatttcaagcaaatgtaaagaaatgataatggttattattttcattgaaCACTACATTTTGAACAAGTGTTGTCATTTCTTAAACCAAATGCTTTATTAGGTTGAACCTTAACAGcatgtattttacaaaatactaatgttctagaaaaaataaacagcaTTAGAAAGGAGTATGTAATATAAGTAttagataattatatattttttagatacATAGATTTGATAGGTTAATGTTTGCATGTTGGTAGATGTTTGCATGAAATGtttcactatatatatttatgttttaatttgaaagccagtcttttattttcatgttgcAAAAACAAGttatcaaagttttttaaaagtgcaaGATGAAGTTCTTATGTTTTATAGATGGTGAGTTATTtacttatcaaatattatatCCGTGTTCATCTGATTTTGAGTTGTACAAATGTACTGTGATTGACtatcaaaattgactatttgatttaaatgcCCAGAGTTTTTTGTCTGTGTTGAAATTGTGTCGGACTACTAGGAATCAGTTCATATActcaaacaacaaacaaaactggGTTATTgcacttttatattttgattactTGAACTGGCACATTATTTATCacttatgttttgtttatgaatGCAATCAGTTATTGAttacatttagttttttttgtttatatttacatcGTATTTGTAATTACCATATACTATATGCATTGAAATAAGCATTATATGTTTGTTGAGTATTTCATGTGGTAGAATAAATTAACATGCATTTTGtggtacagatattttttttattagtcttTTTTCCATAGTGTTTACAGACAAGACAGATGTTTTTCAGTGTATTTTTCCCATTTTCAATGAAATCTGATCAAAATTTGTTATAGTAGGCTTACATTTAAGTTGGAAATGTATTTCAGTAAATCTTGGCAACCTGAATGGGGCACCATTTTTTTGGTGACAATTGTATCTTCACAATTCTTGTTTATACAGTAATAGTGTTCACCACATTAATAACCTTGGGACCCTTTACAAAAGCAATTTTATGGTGATAGGGTGGAAAATATATTCCTTTGgaaattcattttcatcattaTCTGTTGACCACTTGACAAATCGTAGCCAAACAGCATATTGTCTTTAATCAAATCTCATTTTGTTATGAAGAGATGAAAGACATGCTGCATAGTTTAAGATTCTGAAGTgccaattttcaaatatattcacTCTGAAACttcaaactttttatttacttgtcTACAAAACTTATTTCTATGGTGCTGGTGCTCTctatcaatttaaataaaagctACTtgaaattaactattttttccCTACAATTGGATAAGTGATACCAATGTCGTATTCAAATTGGGTCATCTAACTTAGTAATTCTCATTATATCGAAGGCATTTATCGCACCAGTTCTAAATGTAAACACACACGAATGATAGCATTctagtttttaatttgaagtcaGGTTGCAGAACCAAGTAACTTCAATTCATATATTAATGGACCAATTTTCTTAGAAATTGTGAATTATTATGACAAGTAAGTGACAAAAAGgtaatataacattttaatctaaaattaaCCAACTTGGATCACTGCTATAGTGGTCTGTGTTGGTTTGGGAGAACAGTTAAAGTTGTCAGCATTTAAAATTTGCCCATCGTAACTACAGTATGTGGAATAACACCAGTTCCCTGACTGACCATGACTAATCTCTTGTCCAGGACTATAATGATGTCCATTGAAGAAGCAATAACCAATAGGTCCACCAAGAGTTGTTGTAGTTGTTGTTGGCCTAGGATAGTCTGGCTCATGCAGAGTTGATACTGTTCCAGTACCAGGGTTGCAAACCAATGCATATTTGCAACCGTCCACTGTAACACCACTCTTTATTGTTGCTCCTTCAAGATATGTTGTTCCTTTGTATTGGCATTTTATAGCTGGCCTGGGTGTTGGAAGTTCTCTATTGATCAGTGGAATCCCTAAAACAttaatgttattgaaatttaagttaCAGCATTTATATTCATGAACCCAACTTTTTTTTCACAGAACAGCATTGgaaacttaaaatgaaaaaaaaatcaacttattATATGCTTAGCAATTTGTAATTGTTGTATGTGATCTTTAGAATTCTTGTTTTGTCTtatacactgctacttttgcattgGTACTTTTTCTTTACTAAACATATGAAGTACTGgacatttacttttaatatttagtactatttctttactttaaaactattgtaatatTAAGATACCTTTATTTAACAGTActttatttttactaaaaattttagtacaaaaataataccaacagaaatcaaaatattatccatgtttaaaaatcatagctttaagagatttgaaatagacaaactttcaaaatgctgaaaaggCAACAGTGTTACCACAAATCTAGTACTTAAATTccaagtacaaataaagtactgtaaaatacaggtacctaattattacaattattttataggaacaaaatagtactgaatattaaaatgagatgtccagtactacagatttttagtaCAGACATAGTACCAAAGCAAAAGTATAGCTGTGCACATGTTCTTGAttcatatatacacatatagtTCTAGAGCTCTGGACACAGTACAGGCAGAGTTGTATCGATATCCCAATTGACCTTAGATGGATTTGGCTATTATATAAGATCTGTTTTGATTATATAACTCTTCAACTGTTAAGATTCTTATAAAACCTTGGGCTTtgaaatatttggttttgaacattcctgatgaaggtaaatcaagaaaagcaAATCGGACGCATGGTATATATAACggtttgatttcaaaattttataccCAACTTTTTAAGGCATGTTTCCTTCCAATATGATTGCAGTGAAAATaaacagtagaaaaaaaatatataaattctaaaattattgatgttctgtaaaaacaaaatggacattacagattttttttagttaagaTTACCGGTGCATCCATACATCTCCTTTGAATGTGGAAGCCATCTGCATTTTAAAACAGACGTTTATGGAACACTTACAGCCTTAAGCCTTGATAATGAAGTCGGAGATCGCATAAAATTATTGTAGAAATATCCTTTATACAGTTCAGTTTtgaggaaaattgaaaataataaccgAAGACCAATTTTTCTACCAATTCAAGCTTGTAATTCCtttttatttgagaaaaaaggaaatattttgtGTCACCTGTGATTTATAAACCCATTTATTGTTGTCCTTCTTTTTATGGCTGTTTTATATTTTACGTTTGAACTTCACATTTAGATACATTAATTGccgaaatgcgcatctgatgCAGAACAATCCGTTATCTTGGAACACTTTATCTGACAAATGTCAAAATGGATGTTCCTGTGTTAATATTATTGCAATGTACTTCTGCATGTAGCATCACAAATACATATTAGATAGTCCAAAGCATGATATTAACTccattgaattttgttttgtttaaatgaaacaaTGTCTATACAATAgaattacattttacattttaccaCAGCTGCTCCCCCAGACGATAGCAGGAAATAACgaacaaatacatgttttacttttaattaaaagtatttttattttcaatgaataCTTTTACTTAccgtttgtttctattaacaaTATCAAAAGACTAATGGAGGCTTTGAAAAAAGTGAATCCTAAACAATTTGAAGCCATGCTTTAAGACGCCGAACTTATTTACCTTGATAAGTTATGACGCAAAACTAGTGATAAGAATGGAGATAAATCATAGATCAAATGTCGTCaatgattttggattttcataaaaaatattttcgatGTTACCTTTTCTTGACAATActggttttgtttttatacgtGCTCCCTGTGAATATTGTTGTACTGAGTCTGCCGTTAAATTTCCAATGCTTAACTTAAGACCTCGGTTTTATCAGTCATACAAAGGACTTTTATACACAACCATTGGTACATACTTAAATCCGagcaaatattattttacatttctatGACCATTGCCATAATACAATTGGGTTTGTAAAAGTATAGTATCACGATTATCGAGCAAATTTTCAATGCAAAATAGATATTGAAAACAGCTCGTGTAGATGTATTAAATTGATAACTTTTGGGACAGTGTAAACTCAAGTACAGCTTTAAGTTGTTGACCCTAATTATAACTGCACAACTGACCGAAACAACAACGTCATCACAGTTGGTGTGTAGCGataattaaaatcacaaatataccgaactccaaggaaaattcaaaacgggaagtctctaatcaaattaATTGCCAAATCAGAAGCtcaaacatcaaacaaatgaattaaaattgtcatacTTCTGACTTGTCAGTTTTCGTGACCCTTAATATGTCATTTGCTGCAGATTAAACAAACTTGGGTGAAATAGCTTTCCCGAAACACATGACAATATAGGAATTGTTATGTAGAATACCATAAAAAAGCAAATTGGAAAATAAGGCTTCCAAAAAGGTATGCACATGCCTATGATTCCCTGCTAATTATGTATCAGACGTTAGctttacatgtatgtgaaatgtgaatagaaatatggtttTAAACATTGTCAAGTCGCTTCAATGAAGAGAACACATTTGCTTTCGCGACAATCATTTGAATATCTTAATTAAGTATGTTACAAAATATGTCACAGTGTAAGTGGTCATATCCGAAGATTTTCAGTATTTAATTCCGACTTTcacagattttgttttaaaagggttattttaactaaaattgaaaaaaacatcgAAGCTCTAAGATATGAATCTATATGGGGAAAAATAATCGCAGATAGCAAAGAAAACATTTAGTTAAACTAGTGGTATCGCAAAATATTGATTAGGGACTTCTTGAAAATGATGAGTACCCCAAATAACgttgtattttaaaactgataaagaatAACAGCTGATTCAGTCGTTGGTAGGTATTTTACTTGAATCAACGTGTTGTCATGTGCCATGTGAAACAACACATCTCATAAAAAATGAGTAAGTTAAAAACGCATTCTAAACATCGATCGTCGCTTGTTACAAGTGATGTAAATAAACTGCACCAGTTTTATTTTCTCTCAAATGTTCAGATATGTCATCGAATTTTAATGATTctgattaaattttaattattgtgtATAAAAACCAAACTTAATTGTGCCTCATAGTCAGTAATGCTAAGCTTTACATTGGTACAGCTATTTATCTCGAAAACAACTAAACATTATTCCTACAAACTTCAAATGAAACACCTTCATCCTTTTTATTGACGTTCAGTTTTTTATAAGACACGTGAAAGACACCAAAGGACTATTCAAACTCACAAGTCCAAATCAAATGGATAACGTCGttgcaaaacacaaaaaacacgACGAAAAGACAAGAACAGTACACACCACAACATAAAACCGAAGCCTTTATGGTGTCTATTGGATATTTTAAGGCAGACTTAGTACACCATATAAGAATGAGAAACACAACTCCAACCACAACCGGGAGTGGTTTCAACTGctattttaaagacaaaaaattgAATCAGTCCATGCAAAATCTGTGATGAAGGTAGTATTGGATTTGACACCAATGACACAACAACCAAACGATACAGCGAGAGTCATAATTCAGTCTTCCAAATTAGACGGGTCTTTCCAATATGGAAAACTATAACATGTCCCTATTCTGAATagttatgaatatatttaacGGATACTCCCCAATTTCTGTACTATTTTGAGAGCCCTAGAGTTTTGTACAAAtgaatttgttataatttttaagaCATTCTTTATTTCAGTCGGAACTTACGGAAGGAGAGAGCTAAGTCGAAAAGAATGGTAGTAAAACGGTCAGGATCACTTGATTCTTTAGGGGATAATAGATCAAGTAAGGACCAAAATGGCCATGTTTCCGGTGACAAACTCGTGACAACTACATACATTGATTCGGATTTTGAAAAGGGTTCAATGTTCACTGGGAAACAAAGTGTAATATAATACACAAGCAAAcattataatatgatataatcTCAAGTGAAGtgaaaaagtatgaaaatacTATAGCTTTTCAACTTAACATCAATAATTTTACTGCGGGGCAGCATGATAGTCTTGTTGGAGTCTTCAAAATGATTTACTGTAATTTGATGTAATTTTGTGATCTGATTTATAACATATGaaaaatgtacttttacatGTGATTTCGtataagttttaagaaaaaacgAATACATCTGAACATATTCAAGCGTTCATGTTTGTCGTAATTAATGAGTCACCAGCGTGCATTTACGCTGAAAAGAGTGaagaattataataatattagcCTTGGATCTTGTCTCACACTCGACATACTTGTGATCCGAGGCATCTCCCTCGATTATGTCATCAACAGGAAGTGTTATCATACATTTATCTATTTAGATCGAAACATTtctatttgtttcatttagtatatttttattttcattgaataattgAAAACGTTATACGGTTATTTCgaatttaaatacaatgtatatttctttattaGAATATTTGATTGTAACTTATTTCcccatttgtaaaaaaaatgcatttaaccaCAAAACTCATCTTTACAATAAGATGTGAATATCTGTAAAAGGTGATCACTTATTATGATTCAAATCATGCATTAATTATATTGCTCTTTTATTCATAAGGTTTGTTCATTGACTGTTTACACATGTTTTGGAACTGTTCGTATATACAAGTAAACCTTCGAAGACAAAGTtgctttaaacaaatatgtctCGGTATACGTGAGTTCACGTTTATCTTAACAGTCTAATGTACCATTAGAAGTTGTATTTCTATGTCGaatataaactaaaataaaatgcataagCTGTTTTACTCAAAAGGTTAAACGTGTAAACTTTGGAAATGTTTTCagacaaaatatttgatattgaaatactCTCTCTTTCAAATACAGTCAGCTTTAATCGTTTAGAAGGACATACATagaaaaggtaaaacaaattCTATGTACATTTGGTGTACAATAACATATAGGGTTCGACCTTGTGTGTTGTTGTCGACATTAATACGTTGTAATTTTTTCGAAGGTGAGAAAAAAGAACGatttgtttttagatttatgTTAAGCATTTTATAGAATGATGAATTGGAGACTCCTATACTTGTTGAATGCTAACATATTGTCTTCTTGCAATCGATGTATCGCCATCATGTGATTTCTTAATTGGAGTATTGGGGTTACggcatttcttttttcttgctACTTTTAGTTGGGTTTTTTGGGTGATTCTAAAGACAATATCACAATAGAGATCTGTAGGTTTTCCACATTTAAGTTAcataatactttaaaattaaaaaggtttTACTTTTACGTAGATCAATTTATCAAGTTCTACTCATATTGGACTATTGACTTCCCGTGAGctttaattaacatttaaaaatatatatatatatatttcttctaCAATttgtaacgaaaaaatatataaaaacaccaAACCAATAAACAACctatataataattgttttgttttaaatgggAACGCATGAAAAGAAAAAGCATCTGAACATCCCTCTTTCATTGATTTGTTTCTCACATGCTCCATATTTTTGCCACAATCTGctttaattgtttatcaaggTCGTGGTTTGATGAACTACGACCAGAAAAACCCGAAAGTAAATAAGTATCTGAAGTTCTCCTCCAATAATCACAAAATGGAATTTATTTCGGTGGTTATACTTTATTGATTCGAAATAAATGTGAAGTAAAGTGCATAGATGACTCAATTTAGTATAATGcatgtattgtttaataatttccTAAACATTATATAAACCAGAAACCCGAGTCAAATGACTAAAGcgcacatatatatttttaatactaTACACTTAAATTTTTAACTGACCTCTGTGAAACGTTTACTAGACTTTACATGGAATATTGTTTGTTGaggtttattttatatatactaaaCCATGTAACCATGAATATTTGACTTTGAACTAGAacatttgtttatcatcttgTACGGTGCAGAATATGAGCATGTATTACTATTATATTGGGCATAAAAAGCAACACATTTACACGAAGCTTTAATTATATGTGAGTGCATTCATTTCAAAGGTTaataaagttaaaatttattatatatcagaatataaagtatgaatttaatatatcaatgtataaatgttttttcCCTTTCCAATTTCGGCGTAAAACAGCTAATTTGTTAAATCTTTTAAACTTGGtatgttgtttatttgaattttcaagataatttcAAGAGTATAAACTTAATGGCTTAATACGAAGGATAAATTATTCCCGGTCTTTGGAAGATCATAATACTTTTGTTGAGTATAGGGATGCCTCAAACAAATTTCTACTTTTAAACATGGAAATTAAAGCGAAGCGAATGGAAAATGtagtttattaaatgataagCATCTTTTGGAATCATAatcataaatatgaaaaatatataacataagtTCTCTTTTTCCCCCCACGTATTTATCCTCaattgtatatgtattttcCCCTGTTTTAGCTGAATAATAGATACGCACAAATCCGATAAAAATCTTGTTGCtacatgtattgtaaaaaaaataatactagcCAAGTTCGCACAAATGTAATGCGCTTGTCTTTTAAAGATTGCCTTCTCTGAAAAATACTGTATTTGAAATGGTAATGTGTGATTTTATATGTTATCAGTAATGGCATTTATTGtttgtacaaatttaaaatggatgaatatatttttcatttttatttattgttcatAGTTATCATGCAATGTACATTATCATCAAATCATTCTCAAAataattcattgttttgttataaaaaaattattatcaatAGTTTCAATTTGTACTTTTGACTTATTATAGAGATGATTGAAGATATTTCaggaaaaatgtaaaatcacaaaaatactgaacaaagaaaatccaaaaacggaaagtccctaataaaatggcaaaatgaaaagctcaaacacatcaaacgaatggataaataacaactgtcatattcctgac
Proteins encoded:
- the LOC134707506 gene encoding uncharacterized protein LOC134707506; translation: MASNCLGFTFFKASISLLILLIETNGIPLINRELPTPRPAIKCQYKGTTYLEGATIKSGVTVDGCKYALVCNPGTGTVSTLHEPDYPRPTTTTTTLGGPIGYCFFNGHHYSPGQEISHGQSGNWCYSTYCSYDGQILNADNFNCSPKPTQTTIAVIQVG